From the Spiroplasma sp. BIUS-1 genome, one window contains:
- a CDS encoding serine aminopeptidase domain-containing protein, translated as MEVWNAVWNLLSIIVYAILGTFLFIFLLALIARIVKFNKLSFKKTPVVKSELIKKKMFKTSDGYELRWFGEIDPQSEYILIGVHDIYRTRKDFDKMEVWLRKNNKAKLSLVSFDQRNCGENIVDNQYHFGTTISDLNEIVGEIKEKFPEAKIILLGDGFGSTLATFLAKNKNVHKIIGCSLRLNNHYSKTFGFYLKLWWATLFKADTKMISAINGMDFTDDKDFSKLLEDQNLSKNSFNARDYYLWKKANRLSIKNINNSELDIVLMISNNDFYCAPKNIAKFLSKLNKDKYSLESIKEKRHYLLNTKNSEQIFELIIKNI; from the coding sequence ATGGAAGTTTGAAATGCAGTTTGAAATTTATTAAGCATAATTGTTTATGCTATATTAGGTACTTTTTTATTTATCTTTTTATTAGCTCTGATAGCAAGAATAGTAAAGTTTAATAAATTAAGTTTCAAAAAAACTCCAGTTGTTAAAAGTGAATTAATCAAAAAGAAAATGTTTAAAACAAGTGATGGTTATGAACTTAGATGATTTGGCGAAATAGATCCTCAAAGTGAATACATTCTAATTGGAGTTCACGATATTTACAGAACAAGAAAAGATTTCGACAAGATGGAAGTTTGATTAAGAAAAAATAATAAGGCAAAGTTATCATTAGTTTCATTTGATCAAAGAAATTGTGGAGAAAATATTGTAGATAATCAATATCATTTTGGCACAACAATTAGTGACTTAAATGAAATTGTTGGAGAAATAAAAGAAAAGTTTCCAGAAGCAAAAATTATTCTTCTTGGAGATGGTTTTGGTTCAACATTAGCAACATTTTTAGCAAAAAATAAAAATGTACACAAAATAATTGGTTGTTCACTTAGGCTTAATAATCATTATTCAAAAACATTTGGATTTTATTTAAAACTTTGGTGAGCAACTCTATTTAAAGCAGATACTAAAATGATAAGTGCTATAAATGGAATGGATTTTACAGATGACAAAGACTTTTCTAAATTACTAGAAGATCAAAATTTATCAAAGAACTCTTTTAATGCTAGAGATTATTATTTATGAAAAAAAGCTAACAGATTAAGTATAAAAAACATAAATAACTCAGAGTTGGATATAGTTTTAATGATTTCAAATAATGACTTTTATTGTGCGCCAAAGAATATAGCTAAATTTTTATCTAAATTAAATAAGGATAAATATTCTTTAGAATCAATTAAAGAAAAAAGACATTATCTTTTAAATACTAAAAATTCAGAACAAATTTTTGAATTAATAATCAAAAACATATAA
- a CDS encoding TIGR00282 family metallophosphoesterase yields MNFLIIGDIYSKSGRDVIEKNLDKVVKENNIDFIIANGENISHGKGINKNHYDFLKNKGVNVITSGNHIFKVKETFEFIEQVDDLLRPANMNSYNIGLGTNVYNFKDKKIRVTNLMGKSFMEHVNNPYEVMDKIMENDNSDIHIVDFHAEASAEKLAFAWNYDGKITALVGTHTHVQTADERILPKGTAFITDLGMTGPINSIIGANPDEVIFKEKTGLPTKFKPSENPGILCAVVVCLDNENNCKKIKRIQVI; encoded by the coding sequence ATGAATTTTTTAATAATAGGAGATATTTATTCTAAATCAGGTAGAGATGTTATAGAAAAAAATCTTGATAAAGTTGTAAAAGAAAATAACATTGATTTTATAATAGCAAATGGTGAAAATATAAGTCACGGTAAGGGTATTAACAAAAACCATTATGATTTTTTGAAAAATAAAGGGGTAAATGTAATAACTTCAGGAAACCATATTTTTAAAGTTAAAGAAACATTTGAATTTATAGAACAAGTAGATGATTTGTTAAGACCTGCAAATATGAACTCATATAATATTGGTTTGGGAACAAATGTTTATAACTTTAAAGATAAAAAAATAAGAGTAACAAACTTAATGGGTAAAAGTTTTATGGAACACGTTAATAACCCATATGAAGTTATGGACAAAATAATGGAAAATGACAATTCTGATATACATATAGTAGATTTTCATGCAGAAGCAAGTGCTGAAAAGTTAGCTTTTGCTTGAAATTATGATGGTAAAATAACAGCTCTAGTAGGGACACACACACATGTTCAAACAGCTGATGAAAGAATTTTGCCAAAAGGAACTGCTTTTATAACTGATTTGGGTATGACAGGACCTATAAACTCTATTATAGGAGCAAATCCTGATGAAGTAATTTTTAAAGAGAAAACAGGGTTACCAACAAAATTTAAACCTTCAGAAAATCCAGGCATACTTTGTGCGGTTGTTGTATGTTTAGATAATGAAAATAATTGTAAAAAAATTAAAAGAATACAAGTTATTTAA
- the ylxM gene encoding YlxM family DNA-binding protein has protein sequence MINQDIQKTANLAELYDYYKNLLTEKQSQYFELYFFEDLTLQEISEEFGVSRNAIYDSISKTSATLVDLEDKLSLKAKNIKIKEILDKAKSKEITTQELIMELEKTL, from the coding sequence ATGATTAATCAAGATATTCAAAAAACTGCTAATTTAGCAGAATTATATGATTACTACAAAAATCTATTAACAGAAAAGCAATCTCAATATTTTGAACTATATTTTTTTGAAGACTTAACATTACAAGAGATTTCAGAAGAGTTTGGAGTTTCTAGAAATGCTATTTATGATAGTATTTCAAAAACATCAGCTACTTTAGTTGATCTTGAAGATAAATTATCATTAAAAGCTAAAAATATAAAGATTAAAGAAATTTTAGACAAAGCAAAAAGTAAAGAAATAACAACGCAAGAGTTGATCATGGAATTGGAGAAAACTTTATAA
- the ftsY gene encoding signal recognition particle-docking protein FtsY, translating to MGFWNNLKQRREVKKIQKKHKKDHKNTLTFSNDIKKLSKNYKEPNSDFFEELENVLIKTDMGMKMVLEISNRVQKKAKPKHSFNEIKEILVEEIYETYTDSGKFKTELNYKDGRLNVFIMVGVNGVGKTTSIAKIANYYSTMGKKVLIAAADTFRAGAVEQLQEWCDKRLKNVDLIKSVNNSKDPASVVFDGIKKASEEKYDLLLIDTAGRLQNKDNLMKELEKMTKIIQKSVNDGPHERLLVIDAQTGQNGISQAKAFAETTNVSGIVLTKMDGTSKGGIALAIKDILNIPVKLIGTGETVNDIEEFEVDNYIWDLTSDFMEDDKND from the coding sequence ATGGGATTTTGAAATAATTTAAAACAAAGAAGAGAAGTCAAAAAAATACAAAAGAAACATAAAAAGGATCATAAAAATACATTAACTTTTTCAAATGATATTAAAAAACTAAGTAAAAATTATAAAGAACCAAATTCAGATTTTTTTGAAGAACTAGAAAATGTTCTTATCAAAACTGATATGGGTATGAAAATGGTTTTAGAAATATCAAATAGAGTACAAAAAAAAGCAAAACCAAAACACTCATTTAATGAAATAAAAGAAATTTTAGTTGAAGAAATTTACGAAACATATACAGATAGTGGAAAATTTAAAACTGAACTTAACTATAAAGATGGAAGATTAAATGTTTTTATAATGGTTGGTGTAAATGGTGTTGGTAAAACAACAAGTATTGCAAAAATAGCAAACTATTACTCAACTATGGGAAAAAAAGTACTTATAGCAGCAGCAGATACATTTAGAGCTGGTGCTGTGGAACAGCTACAAGAATGATGTGATAAAAGACTTAAAAATGTTGATTTAATAAAATCAGTTAATAATTCTAAAGATCCAGCAAGTGTAGTTTTTGATGGTATCAAAAAAGCAAGTGAAGAAAAATATGATTTATTATTAATAGATACAGCCGGAAGACTTCAAAACAAAGATAACTTAATGAAAGAGTTAGAAAAAATGACTAAAATCATTCAAAAAAGTGTAAATGATGGACCTCATGAAAGACTATTGGTTATTGATGCACAAACAGGTCAAAATGGAATTAGCCAAGCAAAAGCATTTGCTGAAACAACAAATGTCAGTGGAATAGTGCTTACAAAAATGGATGGAACAAGCAAGGGTGGAATAGCTCTTGCTATAAAAGATATTTTAAATATACCTGTTAAATTAATTGGAACAGGTGAAACTGTAAATGACATAGAAGAATTTGAAGTTGATAATTATATTTGAGATTTAACTTCAGATTTTATGGAAGATGATAAAAATGATTAA
- a CDS encoding ABC transporter permease, translating into MSFLTFTININDNLDSVWKNGYFHNVEYAESKFSQENENLNGETWVFRDVNDQKNTTYIKKFILDNIKLKNIDDTLLNDFIEEVGKVRGDVNQIKNQNPYKDIIDAIKKSDSLNLKYYNFNLLNAFIVKTLYQDLENDVEIFPVKATDEIYDEINYQNYEFYVAPYYKQNSEKYLQYNQNDEFYIFDQISEKEVQKLDNNYIFLTPAALKKHNKKIGEEFIFYNGFKKYSTTIAGTAITKTTIPKKVDSDYIYAPYDYLLENDFMSSYNYGVYLHNYGRDFNESSIFFNKWLNRYIYNDDLDLYQGNYVKDPSKSPYYTIYKNPKFIFNLLVIFIVTIVISLVVITYGWIAIFSINKQKSLLWTLKANGSSNTQLGFGQIIGDLLPQLFSVLLSVPVSFLIYKIFLYVVNDQYNFDISNSYINIKAVIVCLSILIVIFSIYFFINFLIIKKEITIHNKKIHISKGFVFLKKLSKNKKAKLNLAIYYPNFSKSIITSFMLLFVYAITSFGFIFEYSLKESVREFEKYMLPYKSYSEQIIPQDTKEPKSKDEYTNLNIEQLKKYKETQEIDYLKEFIQYLETVNPLETKVSSEDVNWLSLNEFNNPLISEMLNKLKSNISKLNNQYDTKFYPEIYFKNFPKMEEESTFNIYLQNRVWYTIVGLEKNHEIFKEINVTGNEIYINEILEEEFLKWGQISNDILSLKINDKDIEFKVVGVTDKVVDDYYFFADKDYLINEIFGGENQKNNSFFTKNPYPIFSELFVIPTEKNGNKITDYYDFESKNLYDFSVRVMDYGILTERLIDNGKMFGNLTKYTSYIVMVLSVLIITILIALMIISNSETLLIMKQIGYKNNSIILTVLTGYQVGGLVTLTLNFALIGVISSFILNLITSVVGVKVLLFYSASSFIIPILIYLSFISITYLALAIYLKKMPNSIKSD; encoded by the coding sequence TTGAGCTTTCTTACATTTACTATTAATATTAATGATAATTTAGATTCGGTTTGAAAAAACGGATATTTTCATAATGTTGAATATGCTGAGTCAAAATTTTCTCAAGAAAATGAAAACTTAAATGGTGAAACTTGAGTTTTCAGAGATGTTAATGATCAAAAAAATACAACATATATTAAAAAATTCATATTAGATAATATTAAATTAAAAAATATAGATGATACTCTATTGAATGATTTTATTGAAGAAGTTGGTAAAGTTAGGGGAGATGTTAATCAAATTAAAAACCAAAATCCCTATAAAGATATAATTGATGCGATCAAAAAATCTGATAGTTTAAATTTAAAATACTATAACTTTAATTTATTAAATGCTTTTATAGTTAAAACATTGTATCAGGATTTGGAAAATGATGTGGAAATATTTCCTGTCAAAGCTACTGATGAAATTTATGATGAAATAAATTATCAAAACTATGAATTTTATGTAGCTCCATACTATAAACAAAATTCTGAAAAGTATTTGCAATATAACCAAAATGATGAGTTTTATATTTTTGATCAAATAAGTGAAAAAGAAGTACAAAAATTAGATAATAACTACATATTTTTAACTCCAGCTGCTTTAAAAAAACACAATAAAAAAATTGGTGAGGAGTTTATATTTTATAATGGTTTTAAAAAATATAGTACAACTATAGCGGGAACTGCAATTACTAAAACAACTATTCCTAAAAAGGTTGATAGTGATTATATTTATGCTCCATATGATTATTTATTGGAAAACGATTTTATGTCATCTTATAATTACGGAGTTTATCTTCATAATTATGGTAGAGATTTTAATGAATCATCTATATTTTTTAATAAGTGATTGAATCGCTATATATATAATGATGACCTTGATTTATATCAAGGAAATTATGTTAAAGATCCAAGTAAATCACCATACTACACAATATATAAAAATCCAAAGTTTATTTTTAATCTTTTAGTGATATTTATAGTAACTATTGTTATATCTTTGGTTGTAATAACATATGGATGAATAGCTATTTTTTCAATAAACAAACAAAAATCATTGCTTTGAACTTTGAAGGCGAATGGTTCAAGTAACACTCAATTGGGTTTTGGTCAAATAATTGGAGACTTATTACCTCAGTTATTTAGTGTTTTACTCTCTGTGCCTGTAAGTTTTTTAATATATAAGATTTTTTTATATGTTGTAAATGATCAGTATAACTTTGATATTTCAAATTCATATATAAACATAAAAGCTGTTATTGTTTGTCTTTCAATATTGATAGTTATTTTTTCTATTTATTTTTTTATAAACTTTTTAATTATAAAAAAAGAAATTACAATTCATAATAAAAAAATACATATCAGCAAGGGATTTGTATTCTTGAAAAAGCTATCTAAAAATAAAAAGGCTAAACTAAATCTAGCTATTTACTATCCTAATTTTAGTAAGTCTATAATAACATCGTTCATGTTGTTGTTTGTATATGCGATAACAAGTTTTGGTTTTATTTTTGAATATAGTTTGAAAGAATCTGTTAGGGAATTTGAAAAATATATGTTGCCATATAAAAGTTATTCTGAACAAATCATTCCTCAAGATACAAAAGAACCAAAGTCAAAAGACGAATATACTAATTTAAATATTGAACAACTAAAAAAGTATAAAGAAACTCAAGAAATTGATTATTTAAAAGAATTTATTCAATATCTAGAAACAGTAAATCCACTGGAAACAAAAGTATCTAGCGAGGATGTAAATTGGTTAAGTTTAAATGAATTCAATAATCCTTTAATTTCAGAAATGCTAAATAAACTAAAATCTAATATTTCAAAATTGAATAATCAATACGATACTAAATTTTATCCAGAAATATATTTTAAAAATTTCCCTAAAATGGAAGAGGAATCTACTTTTAATATATATTTACAAAATAGGGTCTGATATACAATAGTTGGTTTAGAAAAAAATCATGAAATTTTCAAAGAAATAAATGTTACAGGCAATGAAATTTACATAAATGAAATACTTGAAGAGGAATTTTTGAAATGAGGTCAAATTTCTAATGATATTTTAAGTCTAAAAATAAATGATAAGGATATTGAGTTTAAGGTTGTTGGAGTAACTGATAAAGTTGTGGATGATTATTATTTTTTTGCTGATAAAGATTATTTAATAAATGAGATATTTGGTGGGGAAAATCAAAAGAATAATTCATTTTTCACCAAAAATCCTTACCCTATATTTAGTGAATTATTTGTAATTCCAACCGAAAAGAATGGAAACAAAATAACTGACTACTATGATTTTGAATCAAAAAATCTTTATGACTTTTCAGTAAGGGTAATGGATTATGGAATATTAACAGAAAGATTAATTGATAACGGAAAAATGTTTGGTAATTTAACAAAATATACCAGTTATATTGTTATGGTTCTTTCCGTTTTAATTATAACGATCTTAATAGCTTTGATGATTATATCTAATAGTGAAACGCTTCTAATAATGAAACAAATTGGTTATAAAAATAACTCAATAATATTAACTGTATTAACAGGATATCAAGTTGGAGGTTTAGTGACACTAACACTTAATTTTGCTTTAATTGGAGTTATATCGAGTTTTATTTTGAACTTAATAACCTCAGTTGTTGGTGTTAAGGTTTTGCTGTTTTATTCAGCATCATCATTTATAATTCCTATTTTAATTTACTTATCATTTATATCAATTACATACTTAGCTTTGGCTATTTATTTGAAAAAAATGCCAAATTCTATAAAGTCAGATTAA
- the phoU gene encoding phosphate signaling complex protein PhoU, with protein MSYNKILDNDIKSIKRELIRLVEATKSQYANTFESLKSQNLDLAKEVVEGDLKINDLQNSFTKMALWKIAKQQMVAGDLRLAVGGVLISREIERIADVAKHICAFTIKYKPEPIEIDYISKMFDLVNTMLNIVSSLIENYDNDQHQKVLKTEELLSTEFANLSNILAARNFEAKNEIESKKIITIVRQLKNLERAGECLINIEETLQFIRTGKFEELQETLMNNLETIK; from the coding sequence ATGTCATACAATAAAATTTTGGATAATGATATAAAAAGTATTAAAAGAGAATTAATCAGATTAGTTGAAGCTACTAAGTCTCAATATGCTAACACTTTTGAATCTCTGAAATCACAAAACTTGGATTTAGCAAAAGAAGTTGTTGAAGGCGATTTAAAAATAAATGATCTTCAAAATAGTTTTACAAAAATGGCATTGTGAAAAATAGCAAAACAACAAATGGTTGCTGGTGATTTAAGATTAGCAGTTGGTGGAGTTCTTATTAGTCGTGAGATTGAAAGAATTGCTGACGTGGCAAAACACATTTGTGCTTTTACAATTAAATACAAGCCAGAACCAATTGAAATAGATTATATTTCAAAAATGTTTGATCTTGTAAATACAATGTTGAACATCGTTTCTTCTTTAATTGAAAACTATGATAATGACCAACATCAAAAAGTTTTAAAAACAGAAGAATTATTAAGTACAGAATTTGCAAACCTTTCTAATATTTTAGCTGCAAGAAACTTTGAAGCTAAAAATGAAATTGAATCTAAAAAAATAATAACAATAGTAAGACAATTAAAAAACCTTGAAAGAGCAGGGGAATGCTTGATAAACATCGAAGAAACACTTCAGTTTATTAGAACAGGTAAGTTTGAAGAGTTACAAGAAACTCTTATGAACAATTTAGAAACTATAAAATAA
- the pstB gene encoding phosphate ABC transporter ATP-binding protein PstB — protein sequence MAENKNLLDNESSNTEELELLSEEKIFQKPKKLPLKQRPNVIEVENFNFYYHGGDKQALFNINMAVKENTVTAFIGPSGCGKSTLLRSINRMNDLVDNIAIDGQIKVHGKDVYEKGTDVVKLRTEVGMVFQKANPFPMSIYDNVAFGPRNQGITDKNALNQIVEDSLRKAALWDDVKDYLRDSALGLSGGQQQRLCIARAIAMRPKILLMDEPTSALDPIATLKVEELILKLKNEYTIVIVTHSMAQATRVSDYTAFFLQGELIEHDRTKKIFTNPKNQKTEDYISGRFG from the coding sequence ATGGCAGAAAATAAAAACTTATTAGATAATGAGTCTTCAAATACTGAAGAGTTAGAACTTTTATCAGAAGAGAAGATATTTCAAAAACCTAAAAAATTACCTTTAAAACAAAGACCTAATGTAATAGAAGTTGAAAACTTTAATTTCTATTATCATGGTGGAGATAAACAAGCTTTATTTAATATTAATATGGCAGTTAAAGAAAATACAGTTACTGCATTTATTGGTCCTTCTGGTTGTGGTAAATCTACACTGTTAAGATCAATAAACAGAATGAATGATTTAGTTGATAACATTGCAATTGATGGACAAATCAAAGTTCATGGTAAAGATGTTTATGAAAAAGGAACAGATGTAGTTAAATTAAGAACTGAAGTTGGAATGGTATTTCAAAAAGCAAACCCATTTCCAATGTCAATTTATGATAATGTAGCATTCGGTCCAAGAAACCAAGGAATCACTGATAAAAATGCATTAAATCAAATTGTAGAAGACTCACTAAGAAAAGCGGCGCTTTGAGATGATGTAAAAGATTATCTAAGAGATTCAGCTTTAGGTTTAAGTGGAGGTCAACAACAAAGATTGTGTATTGCAAGAGCTATTGCTATGAGACCAAAAATCTTACTAATGGATGAACCAACAAGTGCTTTAGATCCAATTGCAACTTTAAAAGTAGAGGAACTTATTCTAAAACTTAAAAATGAATATACAATAGTAATAGTTACCCACTCAATGGCACAAGCCACAAGAGTAAGTGATTATACTGCATTCTTCTTACAAGGAGAATTAATTGAACACGATAGAACTAAAAAAATATTTACAAATCCAAAAAACCAAAAAACAGAAGATTATATTTCAGGAAGATTCGGATAG
- the pstA gene encoding phosphate ABC transporter permease PstA has product MLKHNAKSLPKAKTSKMDLTTKISIFFITTVVLLILAILVGFILYKSVPVFQEFSFFKFLFSGNWAPGKDGAEGASYGLGKIILSTLMMMFITLLFAIPLTIFSSLFITEYLKNKTKKFVVTVIQLLAGIPSVVFGLFALDQIGPIFVAMGAPSSGNMMTASLTLAFMALPTMITLSINAIEAVPEGHRYASLGLGMTKEKTTFGVVLVSAMPKIITAIITGVARIIGETMAVILIAGNSTKGLNTDDGFIGFIFSSIRTLAGTIGLEMLENHGTTHESALYAIGFVLFIIVIIINLLIIAVGNINKKKAKSIKKARPRRIKSRENNYEYDSHNLNILVQTYTEKRFTKKLESVILNFFMISSTAIIIGFTSWILLTVTVKGIGGFDSHAFVEIEGQRSGIFALIFTTILLVLATIIFAIPLALVVAIYLAEYAHKDSKFAKVIRFSINVLASTPSIVFGVFGLSLFVVAMKIPMSIFAASLTMTMVILPSMITSFEDSITSVPSLYKEAAYGMGMTKTGVLFKVVIPNATKGLVTGTILAVARIIGESAPVYLTLGTAVRMPGEGFFSSGATLTTQIYMMASEGNDPHTLGIAYQIALVTILLVLGLNFLSKYIGVKLNPIHKKVPFKVKLKAFISLFTLSSIQKVAKKTKKDTLIIYRKWISLFNFKRIKIHFKNAKIRNNVIKTIKLEAKNNTKKGVKKQIEEKEG; this is encoded by the coding sequence ATGCTTAAACATAATGCAAAAAGTCTTCCAAAGGCAAAGACTTCAAAAATGGATTTAACAACTAAAATATCAATATTTTTTATAACAACAGTTGTACTTCTTATATTGGCTATTTTAGTTGGTTTCATTCTTTATAAATCAGTGCCTGTTTTTCAAGAATTTTCATTCTTTAAATTCTTATTTTCTGGTAATTGAGCACCAGGAAAAGATGGAGCAGAAGGGGCAAGTTACGGACTAGGGAAAATTATCCTTTCAACATTAATGATGATGTTCATAACATTGCTTTTTGCAATTCCTTTAACAATATTCAGTTCATTATTTATTACTGAATATTTAAAAAACAAAACTAAAAAGTTTGTAGTAACAGTAATTCAACTATTGGCAGGTATTCCTTCAGTTGTGTTTGGTTTATTTGCATTAGATCAAATTGGACCAATTTTTGTTGCAATGGGAGCTCCATCAAGTGGTAACATGATGACAGCAAGTTTAACTTTAGCTTTCATGGCATTACCAACAATGATTACATTATCTATTAATGCAATCGAAGCTGTTCCAGAAGGACACAGATATGCTTCATTAGGGTTGGGTATGACAAAAGAAAAAACTACTTTTGGAGTAGTTCTAGTATCTGCTATGCCAAAAATAATAACTGCAATTATTACTGGAGTTGCTAGAATAATTGGAGAAACAATGGCAGTTATTTTAATTGCTGGTAACTCAACAAAAGGTTTAAATACTGATGATGGATTTATTGGGTTTATATTCTCTTCAATAAGAACATTGGCTGGAACAATTGGTTTAGAAATGTTAGAAAATCATGGTACAACTCATGAATCAGCACTTTATGCAATTGGATTTGTTTTATTTATAATTGTTATCATAATTAACTTATTAATAATTGCGGTAGGAAATATTAATAAAAAGAAAGCAAAATCAATTAAAAAAGCTAGACCAAGAAGAATTAAATCTAGAGAAAATAACTATGAATATGACAGTCACAACTTGAATATTTTGGTTCAAACATATACAGAAAAAAGATTCACTAAAAAATTGGAAAGTGTAATCTTGAACTTCTTTATGATAAGTTCAACAGCTATAATTATTGGATTTACAAGTTGAATTTTACTTACAGTTACAGTAAAAGGAATTGGAGGATTTGATTCTCATGCCTTTGTTGAAATTGAAGGACAAAGAAGTGGTATTTTTGCGCTTATATTTACAACAATTCTATTAGTGTTGGCAACAATAATATTTGCAATACCTTTAGCATTAGTTGTTGCGATATATTTAGCAGAATATGCTCACAAAGATAGTAAGTTTGCAAAAGTTATAAGATTCTCAATTAACGTATTGGCATCAACACCAAGTATTGTTTTTGGGGTATTTGGTTTAAGTTTATTTGTTGTTGCTATGAAAATACCTATGTCTATTTTCGCAGCAAGTTTAACTATGACAATGGTTATACTACCTTCTATGATTACTTCTTTTGAAGACTCAATAACATCAGTGCCTTCTCTTTATAAAGAAGCTGCTTATGGTATGGGAATGACAAAAACTGGAGTACTATTTAAAGTAGTTATACCAAACGCAACAAAAGGTCTTGTTACAGGAACAATATTAGCTGTTGCAAGAATTATAGGAGAGTCAGCTCCTGTTTACTTAACATTAGGAACTGCAGTTAGAATGCCAGGAGAAGGTTTCTTCTCATCAGGAGCTACTTTAACAACTCAAATATATATGATGGCATCAGAGGGAAATGATCCTCATACTCTTGGAATAGCTTATCAAATTGCATTAGTTACTATATTACTTGTATTAGGACTAAACTTCTTAAGTAAATATATTGGAGTTAAATTAAATCCAATACATAAAAAAGTACCTTTCAAAGTTAAACTAAAAGCATTTATATCATTGTTTACACTTTCAAGTATTCAAAAAGTAGCTAAAAAAACTAAAAAAGACACATTGATTATTTATAGAAAATGAATAAGCTTATTTAATTTTAAAAGAATAAAAATACATTTCAAAAATGCAAAAATAAGGAATAATGTTATCAAAACAATTAAATTAGAAGCAAAAAATAACACTAAAAAAGGTGTAAAAAAACAAATAGAAGAGAAGGAGGGCTAA
- the ptsS gene encoding phosphate ABC transporter substrate-binding protein has translation MSKKISIILLIFLSVILGLWIWSAAVPKNSIILGGSTSVNPFMQKLTKEYHDETKVDFVYNSTGSQAGVSGVEKDMYSAGFISKDINEGTLTKGNTFFSDFKPKSQYADSCKTQGSIKEYDFDKVEEPHSGESRDKSYVALEFAIDAIGIIYNSPSYWGQEIKYGENKVLTLNDLMNFDLENGSGKKMISDIYSGSKNWEDIAYELIIQNKSLDEATKNDFINLINSQAKQKIVTYTREDGSGTRSAFSDLTGVKNMPNSNVVNSNGSMIENMQRAPSVGYVSNAFLKQLTTDGPINLAGIDDYKLPIGEEEKPFEFIDNEWVEIEGKNVDEFIRDTYTFKRPFITIFNTHSDKYDELMKLFDFINSEKSDNVFKSEGLVKNMKYKTIIGGTYA, from the coding sequence ATGAGTAAGAAGATAAGCATAATATTATTGATATTCTTGTCAGTAATATTAGGTCTATGAATTTGAAGTGCAGCAGTACCGAAAAATTCAATCATTTTAGGTGGAAGTACAAGTGTAAATCCATTTATGCAAAAACTTACAAAAGAATATCATGATGAAACCAAAGTGGACTTTGTTTACAACTCAACAGGTAGTCAAGCTGGAGTGAGTGGTGTAGAAAAAGATATGTACTCTGCTGGTTTTATCTCAAAAGATATCAATGAAGGTACTTTAACTAAAGGAAATACTTTCTTTAGTGATTTTAAACCTAAATCTCAGTATGCAGATTCTTGTAAAACGCAAGGATCAATTAAAGAATATGACTTTGATAAAGTAGAAGAACCTCATTCTGGTGAATCAAGAGACAAATCATATGTTGCTCTTGAATTTGCAATTGATGCAATTGGTATTATATATAATTCTCCTTCATATTGAGGACAAGAAATTAAATATGGTGAAAATAAAGTATTAACATTAAATGATTTAATGAACTTTGATTTAGAAAATGGTTCAGGTAAAAAAATGATATCTGATATTTATAGTGGTTCAAAAAACTGAGAAGATATTGCTTATGAATTGATAATTCAAAATAAAAGTTTAGATGAAGCTACTAAAAATGATTTTATAAATCTTATAAATTCTCAAGCAAAACAAAAAATAGTTACATACACTAGAGAAGATGGGTCTGGAACAAGATCGGCTTTTTCTGATTTAACTGGAGTTAAAAATATGCCTAACTCAAACGTTGTTAACTCAAATGGTTCTATGATTGAAAATATGCAAAGAGCGCCTAGTGTAGGATATGTTTCAAATGCATTTTTAAAACAATTAACTACAGATGGACCAATAAATTTAGCTGGTATTGATGATTACAAATTACCTATTGGAGAAGAAGAAAAACCCTTTGAATTTATAGATAATGAATGGGTTGAAATTGAAGGTAAGAATGTAGATGAATTTATAAGAGATACATACACTTTCAAAAGACCATTTATAACAATTTTTAATACTCATAGTGACAAATATGATGAGTTAATGAAATTATTTGATTTTATTAACTCTGAAAAGTCTGATAATGTATTTAAAAGTGAAGGGCTTGTAAAAAACATGAAATACAAGACAATCATTGGAGGTACTTATGCTTAA